The sequence atataaattcagtaaAATCATCAAACATGTGTATGACTTGACAGTGACTCGCTTGACCCAAGCTACGACTTGAATTGCTTGATTCTCACAAAAAATTTACTTTGACTTGcttgagacttgaaggttaagacttgagacttacttgtgacttgcACATGTGTGAGACTTTCTCCCTCCTCTGCAAAATACATTAAGGCTAGACATGAGTTGCAATTAAAGATTTTCAAGTaacccacagaaaaaaaataaaaataaaaaaaaaaacacttgtgtgaAGGTGTTTAACCAATTAAAACTGTTACACATCTCTgccaaaattagatattttttttttcaaggaattTTTTCAAGGAATCATGACatgaatcaagttttttttttattctgcagtgTATACGCAACAGCAGGCCTACTGAGACATGTTAGATACTATAAAACCCCCACATGTACTGGTGACAGAACACAAACAGAACTCATTTCCTGCAATTTTCATGAAGATGCCATGATGGACATGTCAGAGTATATATCAGAaggtatttttataatgtttgaaatgtttctaaagtgTGTTTCTGAGACTGTTGAATTTTTACTGTGCTAGCCAGTCATGTAATTATTAAATCACTAATCTAACTCAAGACTTTACATTAAAGGACACCTAAAATAATAGGGCATCCTTTATTCCAAGGTGAtgaacattgtttattttctggtgtcaaaattatataaattatattgttttatctctTCCTCAGGTCAATGAAAATATCCCTTGTGTAAGGAAAATGGGAAAtggaacatattttttcttcatgttgtTTGAAAATCTTGGGTgcataaaatatgcttttttcagtttggggtttattttttactgtgttgTCATATACTTTAATGTCCTTATTATTCTTGCTGTATTTCTGGAAAGGACATTGCACCAAACCATGTACatttttttgatttcatgtttatccATCAACTCTGTATATGGTACAGCTGGCTTTTTCCCAAGGTTACTGACAGACCTGCTGTATGATACACATAGAATTTCCTTTGAAGCTTGCATCATACAGagttttgtcatttactcatatGCAACTTATGAGCTTACGATCTTAATGCTAATGGCATTTGATAGGCTTGTTGCAATTAGTAAACCTTTGCATTACAACAACATAATTACCATACGCTTTCTAACTCTTTTAATAGTTATAGCATGGCTTTATCCAGTGATTTTTGTTGGTTGTGCTGGTCTTTTGACTGCCAGGCAGAAAATGTGTGGCAACAAATTGTTTAAGGTATACTGCCACAACTATGAAATTGTCAAACTATCTTGTATGaaccataatattaataatatttatggccTTATTGTAACAATTACAACTATTTTTATTcctttgatttttatattatattcctaTGTCAAAATACTTATAATTTGTCAAAGAAGCTCACAAGACTTTAGGAGCAAAGCGTATCAAACTTGTATTCCACACATAGCGATCCTTTTAAATTTCTCAGTTGCTCTATTTTGTGAGCTTACCTTGAGTCGGTTTGTGAATGGGGAAATTCCTATAGAGCTGGCTGTTATCCTTTCACTGGAATTTATTGTTATACCACCCTTTGTAAATCCTATTGTTTATGGTCTAAACTTTCCTGGTATCCGCAAAAAAGTAAGACATCTTATAAAACCCTACAAATAACCTGCTTTGTTGTAATACTGTTACTCAGACAACAAATTTTGTTCAATTAAGCAATCACTCATCGTTTAAAGCATTGTAATGcagttaatatgttaatatgttttgaaatgtagtttttcacctcTCTGAtttctatatagaaatattttatttagttgaccttcttagtaaataaatatttttttgtgacaaaattcggtaaaacattacttaaagccttaaaatgtaaaatacattagaaagctaataataatgcacattgtaatgttttttttttcataaataattttaatccaactaaaaatgtattataatatataaagttttgTTGGATGTGTGCTGCATTATACTTTCTGTATAACTTTCTGTATTTATGTGAAATGTAACATGGAATAGAtgagtattataatgtatttgatGTGGTTAGAATTATTTATGAGACCATACAATGCattaacctcttaactgtcacccgTCCCCTCAGGGGGATGATTTACTTcactaaattacaaataaatacaaatctatatatcaacaaactatatatcattggaaaggtctaagactcctgaATAGATATTTTACTACTTTTATGTTAGAAATTAAGTAGGAATAGTAGTAGAGTAATTCATGAaaagagtgcacctcaaaactctacatcataacaggagttctgacttTTGTCACTTTTCTTTGCCTTTTTCCCTGTCAcgctttagaaatcattttaaattatatatcaattgaaagcttaaaacctcaaaattcatcttcctaaaaccattttaaaattgaacattacattaccatgaaaatggtatttGAAATCATATGACAAAATGTTTTCACCCCTCCTAGTCAAAGCTATCTGGTCGTTGGTGGTGGTCTAGCTGTAATATATCGACAGCAAGTTGAGATACAGTATGTCCCCTCCCTTTGCCAACACTGTCCTCATTTGAATGtcttgcatttaaatgtaaacctCCTTTCCCTATGACAGTACTTCTAATTTACTGGCCCACTAAACTAAATTCAGTGTTCATCTCAAAGATTCATGACCTTCCTAAAACACTTTGCTCTACCACtggtaatattttaatacttggatattttaatattcatatactGTAGATACTCCCTCCTGCAACTTTGCGGCTGAGTTTTTGCAATTATTGGACCGTCTTAATCTCCAACAACATCCCCACACATTCTAGGGTACTGGATTGATATCCCCACACATTCTAGGGTACTGGATTTGGATTTGAACATCTCAAACTCTGGCCCCATTAGTAACCTTTTGGTGTATGATCTGGGTTTGTCTGAACATAAGGTCATTTCAATGGTGTTGCCACTCCCTTGTttccaaaacaaagaaaatcgTCAAATGTGCTTCAGGAATTTGAAAAAGATCAACCTGGACTCCTTAGCTATAGATCCTCAGCATCTGTCATCTGCTGATTTCTCTTCAGTTACTGCGTCAGTTGACTTTTAACAATAGATCTTTGAGCAGTCTCTTAGATCTCCATGCTCCTGTCAGAACTAGAACTGTCACCTTCTCACGTCAGCCCCGTGGTTTACCTGTGAACTGCGAAAGATGAAGGCAGATCTAAGAGACTGCTCAAAGATCTATTGTAAAAGTCAACTGACTCAGTAACTGAAAAGAAGAGCAGAGGAGAGATGCTGAAGATCTATAGCTGAGGAGTCCAGGTTGATCTTTTTCAAATTGTATATGCTGGACGTATACTTGTGCAGCGTCTTAAGGTCACGGGACTCACTGTTCACAAGAAGGCCTACAGAGGGCATCAGAAGACCTATGCAAAGTACTTGAGAGATGCTAGTTCATTATTCTATGCTGATGTCATTAACAATCGCCCTGGAAACTCAAAGCCGCTTTTCTCTACTATAAACCACACCCATAAACCGCAAGCTCACTCTCATTTAGAAGTTACAAAGGAAAGATGCAACAGCTTTATCACTTTTTCAGGAGAAAAAGTAGACACCATTAGCTCCTTTCTGTCTAGTTCCTCTGCTCTGCCTTTCTTGACTGCCAGTTTACAGCCTGGGACTCCCCAAACTCTCTGCTGTTTCTCTGAAAGAGAAGTTGAGAGGTTGAGGacataatcaaaaaaattaaaccatccACTTGCGCCCTGTACCCTTTTCTTACAGCCTTGATGAACTCTAACCTTTGTGCCATAAGTCCCCTGATTACTAAGGTTATCAACCACTCCCTCCAGGCTGGTTGTGTTCAACCTGTGCTGAAAACTGCTGTCATCAGACCACACCtcaaaaaaactactttaaatcTAGAAGTCCTTGCCCTCTACAAGCCTATTTCTAACCTTCAGTTTCTTACTAAAGTGGTGGAAAACACTGTTGGAAGTTGCTGCACAACTTCAGacccatttaaaacaaaacactctgTTTCAGAAATTCCAGTCTGGTTTCCGCTCTGGCCACAGCACCAAAACAGCTCTGGTGAAGGTCACAAACGACCTGCTGATGGCAGCAGATGCAGGTTCTCCATCTCTTCTCATCCTTCTAGAATTGACTGCAGCATTCGACACAGTCTATATCTGGTTTTCATCCTACCTTACTGGGAGAATGGAGTATGTTGCTTTGGGAGAGGCTAAATCCTTGACACACAATGTGACCTGTGATgtccctcaaggctcagtgcttggccTCACTCTGTTTATACTGTGTATATGCTCCCTCTCGGTCATGTCATCAGCCGGCATGGAATAGCATTGCATTGTTATGCTGACGACACTCAGCTTTACCTTAAGACCAACTCATCCACTTCTGCTGCCCTGTCATCTTCCACCTTGACTAACTGTCTGGAGGAGGTAAAGGCGTGGATGAGCCAACATTTCCTGCAGTTGAACAGCTCAAAGACTGAAGCCATTCTAGTAGGCACCCCACCCCAGACAGCAATAAgtgtcggcccagatccggcccacatctggcccgcatggattacacgcgggccagatgtgggccgggtCTGGGCCAACACTTTGTTGCTGTCTGGGACACCAGGTCTAGACATCTATAATTTCCAGCATTACCTTTTCTGGCCAAAACATTCCACTCTCAACATCAGTTATCATTTTGGGTGTTAGAATGGACTCTTATCTCACCTTTGAGGCTcatgttaaatatctttgcaagaCTTCCTTTTTCCATCTTAGGAATATCGCTATTCTTTGTCCTATGCTCAAATCTGCAGATGCGTAAAAGCTTGACCATGCCTTTGTCTCTTCCAGGCTGGACTAATGTAATGTGCTCCTCATCGGGATCCTTGGCAAAAGCTTACAGAAATTGCAGTACATTCAGAACAGTGCTGCTAGGATCCTGATGAGGGTACACAAATATGATCACATCACTCCCATTCTCAAATCATtacactggcttcctgtttcatTCAGGATTGTTTATAAGGTCTCCCTCCTTACCCATCGGTGCATCCATTGCAATGCTCCATCATATCTCAAGGAACTCCATCAAGAGATGGAAAGGAGTctcgctgtctaagccttgatggctgctctgtcaattcttcgtcatcagttaggaacctaggtgtgctatttgatagcaacctttccttagaaagccacgtttctagcatttgtaaaactgcatttttccatctcaaaaatatatctaaattacggcagATGcactcagtgtcaaatgcagaaatgttaatccatgcgttcatgacctcaaggttagactattgctctattgggtggttgttctgcacgcttagtaaacaaactccagttagtccaaaatgcagcagctagagttcttactagaaccaggaagtatgatcatataagcccggtcctgtcaacactgcactggctccctatcaaacatcgtatagattttaaaatcttgcttattacttataaagccctgaatggtttagcacctcagtatttgaacgagctcttgttacattatagtcctcccacgtccgctccgttctcaaaactctggcaatttgataattcCTAGAAtgtcaaagtcaactgcgggcggcagatccttctcctattttagcgcctaaactctgaaataacctacctaacattgttcgggaggcagacacactcttgcagtttaaatctagattaaagacccatctctttaacctggcttacacatagcatactaatacacttctaatatccaaatccgttaaaggatttttgggctgcattaattaggtaaaccggaaccgggaacacttcccataacacccgatgtacttgctacatcgttagaagaatggcatctacgctcatattagtctgtttctctcttattccgaggtcaccgtggccaccagatccagtctgtatccaagtcagatggtcactgcagtcacctggatccaggacgtatccagcccagatggtggattagcacctagaaaggacctctacagccctgaaagacagcggagaccaggactagagccccagagacagatcccctgtaaagaccttgtctcagacgaccaccgggacaagaccacaggaacagatgattcttctgcacaacctgactttgctgcagcctgggattgaactgctggtttcgtctggtcagaggagaactggcccccccccccccaactgagcctggttttctcccaaggtttttttttcctcctttctctcactaatggagttttggttccttgccgctgtcgcctctggcttgcttagttggggacacttcatttacagcgatatcgttgacttgattgcaaattattgcacagataccatttaaactgaactgagctgcatgatgacatcactgaattcaatgatgaactgcctttaactgtcattttgtattattgacacactgttttcctaattaatgttgttcagttgctttgacgcaatcttttttgtttaaagcactatataaataaagatgacttgacttgacttgacttgaccagtTGTAGCATGGTGAGTTGCTCTGTCACTCTGTAGCACAGTGACAGCTGCAGGTTTCCAAAGGTTTGCCCAGTAGCCCACTTTTCACCAGTGCCCTGAATCCCTGACACTGGTG is a genomic window of Cyprinus carpio isolate SPL01 chromosome B15, ASM1834038v1, whole genome shotgun sequence containing:
- the LOC109061540 gene encoding olfactory receptor 52K1-like translates to MGNGTYFFFMLFENLGCIKYAFFSLGFIFYCVVIYFNVLIILAVFLERTLHQTMYIFLISCLSINSVYGTAGFFPRLLTDLLYDTHRISFEACIIQSFVIYSYATYELTILMLMAFDRLVAISKPLHYNNIITIRFLTLLIVIAWLYPVIFVGCAGLLTARQKMCGNKLFKVYCHNYEIVKLSCMNHNINNIYGLIVTITTIFIPLIFILYSYVKILIICQRSSQDFRSKAYQTCIPHIAILLNFSVALFCELTLSRFVNGEIPIELAVILSLEFIVIPPFVNPIVYGLNFPGIRKKVRHLIKPYK